From a region of the Nitrospira sp. genome:
- a CDS encoding nitroreductase family protein, translating to MDKPAPTQFPIYDLLARRWSPRAFDERRVATDLLRTLFEAARWAPSSSNEQPWRFFVASKDSETAWNRLFECLTEGNRKWAFRAPVLILSVASMNFEDDGTPNRHAFHDTGLATENLVLQATAHGLVAHPMAGFDVEKARADLQIPAGYEPVAMIAIGYPGDPAILPERLRERELQARSRRPIGEWTFSGQWGIPIL from the coding sequence GTGGACAAACCGGCACCCACTCAATTCCCGATCTATGATTTGCTCGCCCGTCGCTGGAGCCCACGCGCGTTCGATGAGCGGCGTGTAGCCACCGACCTGCTACGAACGCTTTTTGAGGCAGCTCGCTGGGCCCCGTCGTCGAGCAACGAGCAGCCTTGGCGGTTCTTTGTCGCGAGCAAGGACAGTGAGACGGCGTGGAACCGGCTATTCGAGTGTCTGACAGAGGGCAACCGCAAATGGGCCTTCCGTGCGCCGGTGCTCATCCTCTCGGTTGCCAGTATGAATTTCGAGGATGATGGTACGCCGAACCGGCATGCCTTTCACGACACCGGATTGGCGACTGAAAATCTTGTGTTGCAGGCGACGGCACACGGGCTGGTTGCCCATCCGATGGCGGGTTTCGACGTCGAGAAGGCCCGAGCCGATCTCCAAATTCCTGCAGGCTACGAGCCGGTTGCCATGATCGCGATCGGCTATCCGGGTGATCCCGCCATCCTTCCGGAACGGCTGCGAGAACGTGAACTCCAGGCAAGGAGTCGACGGCCGATTGGAGAATGGACGTTTTCAGGACAGTGGGGGATCCCGATTCTGTAG